The sequence tttcttccatacaaatcgacccaggttaatgtacatatatgtagcaagcacgcgtatttatgtattcacatatttacgtatttatatggcggccgccgtggtgttatgcggcagttacccacgaacgtacgtagaaaaaacgtgtcagctgacacgacctatcttatgagtgtgcaatgtaaacggaaactcaccgacgtgcaacgcccgtacgtacgtagcccggaacctAGAAATCAAaagaattttgattttttccgtaagaacgtgtcagctgatcgctctctcactagacagagttgcctagtaaactaatttttgaccgtttgcaattttatgcaaaaacgcctaattaaagtttgaaaaattgtggaaataattcgaaataattatgtaaaagtgctgattataaatatttaatctatttatacttatttagtatgtattccggccttttacaatatcaaaaattaaattggaaaaagttgatgtttccataagcatacatgcaaaatggtcaatggcaacagtgcttatctgtaaacaatacacacacaaatatgttatgtacatgtacacagacgtacacattgattcctacgggcttgagagttcggtcaaacgtgcttcgtacgacaaacgtctttacgtacggcacacgtcggtgggtaactgccgcattatgcaGAGAACGGATAAGCTCGAACACAACATAGTTCACTTGCATTCTGCAACATGATCAAGTTCAACAATacaacttgttcaaaaaaaaaaaatactcgccattgatttaaaatcaaccaaatcACTTGCTGCTTCATGCATGTgcgaatttattaatttttcgccGAATTTAATCAACTCAAGCGTTTGTTCGTTTGATTCAACAACGATTAAATTGATCAGAAGGAATAGGCAAAAACAAAGACTCAATGTGCATGAATATATGCAACCGTGACTGGACAATGTAAGAAAAGTAGAAAAGTTAAATAACAAGCGAAATCAACGTAACAAAAGAATATTTATTCCCGTATTTCAGTCTTTAAATAAGAATAATGCCTATGTTGTAACACACGATTTTATTATGAATATATACATATCAACAATGCAAACATAAATTTCATTTCGAAGAATtttttataaatgaaaataaaatgtttgtatcttttaaatgttgatTGCTAAACCTGTAAGCTGTAAACAACAAAGCTGAATTAAACCATAACCATAGTTGGGCACAATGCATTAGATTTAAATTTCCACTACCACTACATTTTAAGTGGTAATGAAAACGATTTCCACTACCACTAAATTTTCTATTTGATGATAACAACGAAagaatatttgtttttatatataagtCTTTGATTGAAAATAATGCATAAATAAATGAGGTCTTGTTATTAATATTGGCTGCATACtgtaaaacactaaaaaaaaaacctGATCCATTTGGTGATATTTTTTAAGGGCTCGGTCCTCTGTGGAAACTGTTTTTAAGCATTTAGTTTCTTTCAGTAACTGGCAACATTTATTACGGCTCAAATTTGACGATTGCTTTGGCGAATATTCAATTAGTTTTGACCACGTTCGGCACTATACATACCCCGCCAAAATAGTTCCGTCGTCTTTAATAATTTCAGATAATATATTCCATATCACATTCTGCCATTGCGTCGCGGCGACAAGGTGTAAATACCATTATTAATTTGTTCTAACACAAACACTTGGTTGTCTGACATTGCTTAAAGAATGGATTGTATGTCGAACTAATTATTACTCATTCGGCCCTATTCTACAGTGGTAACAAGTTCATTTTTACCGGTTACGAAATCatctggcaacttttacacctttTTGGTATTCTGAAGGCAAAAGTTGCCGGATAACAACGTAACCACTAAAACGGGTGGTAACATCGACGTAACCACATAACAGCTGATGTTTACTctgtaaaataaataaagcgaAAGGGAAAATTAAATCgagcattttaaaaacaaataaacaaatacaacgAAAAGTAAAAATTACCCAAAACGTTTCAAACGCCAATAAttagtttaatataataaaaatgtccAATTTACTATTATTGCTGCTTGCTAAAGATGAAGAAAATGATGCAATTTTGGAACGGAGATATAACTTAAAGAGTCTTCGAGACAGTAGTTATCCATTGAACCTTCCTTGTAGTACCTTCAAAGAGCATTTCCGTTTACCGAAAGAAGCCTGTAAAATACTTATAGAAGAGTTGTGGCCAAAGGATGACTAACCTACTTCTCTGCCCTTTGGAGTACGATTTTTTTGTTGTCTCACATTTTTAGCACATGGATCgtatcaaaaatgtgttgctaataATATATATGCTGCGCTCAGCCAATCTTCTACATCACGATACATCACAATGCATCAAATACATTACAAATTTAGTTGTGAAAGAAAAAGCATCTGAAGTAAGTTTTCCTACCACAAACGAGGAACAGTTGGCTATAAAAGCAAGGTAACGTTGAACGTGGAAACTTACAGATAGTACATGGgctaatattttttgtttctacgCAAAGTTTGGTTTGAAATGTGTTATTGGTGCAATCGATTGCACACATGTGGCGCTCATTTGTCCACCAAGCCTCTACATGAATCGCAAGGGATACTATAGCGTCAATGTTGAAGCTGTTTGCGACGACAGCTTAAAATTTCTGGCAATTGATGCAACTTTTCCTGGGTCATGTCACGACTTAGGTATATGGACAACATCAAACGTGCGTGCGTTTATGAGCGGGCAGAGAGGAAGCTTACTACTAGGTGATCAGGGTTACCCCCTAGAGCCTTGGCTTATCACACCCTTAGCTCAGCCCGCAAATCCTCGggaacaaaaattcaataaagtGCATTGTAAGGAAGAAATGTTATCGAGAGAGTAACTATAATTGTAAACGCCTGCTTTATTCTTCACAATGTTGTAAGAAAAAATTTTCCGAGTGACGAAGTGGAAATTGAAGAAGTGGAGCCAGACGAGGAAACGACTGCACCAGAAAATGCCACCAACACCTATCTTCACCGCCAAGGCGAAAGGATTCGACAGGGGTTAATCAACCATATAGCCTAACTGTGCCTCGAATAGGataatatatgtaaacaaaacacaaacaaatactgtagaatgaataaaaatgtagacaaaatttaaaattttcaaaagtcttTATTAATTATATGATTGACTTGCAGGTTTCTTATTTGTGGGTTTATATTTCTAAATaagtcaataacaaaaaaatagcaCTGAGTATCTTCTCTGATAATTTGGTTTCATAGTAATGAGTTTTATCACATTCCATATTGCTTACTTAAAAACTAATATACATTTgtttataaagtaaataaaacagcAAAAAGTACAGAATAGTTTGTTTTTAAGTCTCTCAATAATTTTATCACATTTCATATTGgttctttaaaaaacaaaaattactgcACTATATtgatataattaaaattaaaagaaattcgtttaaatgaaataaaaattcaataatataaaacaaattaaaattaattcagtcttttttttaatttcttaaattacTTAATACTTAAAAAAAGGAATTCAATGTTCTTGAGCTAAACTTAAAGCATACTGGTTGACATCATACGTGCGTAGTCACGGTATTGTCTTTGCAATGCCACCAACTCCTGAATTGCCGCAGCCAACGACATCGACCCATTTACCAAATTGCCTAGGGATTCAGCCAGTCTTGACTGTTCATGACGTCTGTTCCCCATGTCCTGTTGCACCAATTCTAAAATTTCATCCCTAGCGCCCCTTCTTCTGTTGCGTGACGTTGGCCACAAAACTTGTCTGGGCGTATCAGCACTCGGCGCCGCAGAATTGCTCGCAGCAGGATTGCGTGGCACGGTATTGGGAGTAACAGGACGTGAGGAAGTTCGACTGGGCGATTCACTTACAACTAAGCAAAACGAGGCAAACTCGTTCGGATCTTCCGGAAAAGCAGGTAGTGGAATTTCCACTGGTAATTCTTCTGACGTTGGAGGAACATTTTCGGAATTGTTGGCgttctattaataaaaaaagtattatcgtcaaacatttttttataatataaaaatgtaatactACAATATCGGTAGTATATTTTAagtatatgtaaacatatttcCATTCTTACATAAAAATGCAAGAAATGCATGTtttagcattatacgtcatacccactgtaaggtaccattatacctcacaacgactgtaacacacttgcggtattacgctgtataaattccaaatatattttagtaataatcatattacaatattttcccaacataaattattgaactaacccagacgatatggaatgccgaacatgagacctatatccattcacagctaatcaattatacatataaacatacaacccattgtaattatacatactaacatacaagcctcttttgggaaaataccgaaacactcaaactgatctgctgacgctgctaaatgtacaaaactacatgtatggagttatgcatacaaaaatacatgtatacaaagaccgtatacaaacagacatgtatgcattctccattccctatgtacttatttttagttattagtatttagatatttattaatgtataggttaagcaaattaatataaaagacaagaatttattcaataaagtgaagatttaagtcgcaacctttaacttgcaacgtcttcttattccatcaaacttttcatggcgatcctgccagtttagatcaaatcagcacaactgctaaaaacgatctaactggaaaagatcctgccaggtcaatttaaaaaaaaaaaaaaaagttgctgatcaagcaataacaaatttttctaagatcCAGCCAGTTATTAGAAATCCTGCAAATTTGGCAAGGAGCAAAGGATAAACACCACAGTTATTAATCctgcaaaaattggtaacacagaaGGAACAAAAGGAGCAAAGGGTAAACAACATAGTTATTAATCctgcaaaaattggtaacacagaaGGAACAAAAGGAGCAAAGGGTAAACAACATAGTTATTAATCctgcaaaaattggtaacacagaaGGAGCAAAAGAAGAAAGGGTAAACAACACAGTTATTAAAAATCctgcaaaaattggtaacacagaaGGAGCAAAAGGGAGCAAAGGAAATTATGATCGACAACCTAATAAAATGCATTAACAATCAACGCCAGAAGTTTCGACAACAATATGCACATCTTTCAAAACGCATAAACCTGAGCAATCTGATACAACTAACAGCATAAACTGGAGAGCggacataaaacaataaaatcagcactggcaGCGTAGATATGAAACATTGATAACCAGCAAAATACTAAATGGCAGCAATTTAGACTAAAGTAGGTATACAATTTATAACGTTaagtatatttaaaattttagaatcaattgagcggccttacggacgctaaaccattagcaaaaacgaaagtttttgcttaggattttttttcttttagtaggaaataaaactaattaaaaattttttttgaaaaaatttcctttgaaatattgaaaatctgtactatttaacaaaaaaaaaaaaacaaaaaaaaataaatattataaagtatgtacaaacaatttcttttaaacaaaaaatataatcagcccaattctaaacgaaaattccgtgcgagtttttccccttctcccattcctcgtattctaaataaaaattccttgtgagttttttcacttctccctttcctcctattctgaacaatgttcgaaaaagcggaaaccgaaaagtaggtattatgaatgtgagggagagggagatttctctaccatttcataggagttttttcactagttaaattaaagggaatgcatcaaaatagttaaaggaaattggttcttttaagaaagaacacttatttgtacaaacttgtgctaaaatatgtatttacattctaccccaatattctcactgttaatacaacaacaacaacaaccacaatatttattttaagtcgaaaagtatatcataagccacggtagagctcttggtatacatatttgatgcagccatccagaaattgtgcaaggattttttaataaggcttaaatagattttggcatatgaagaagtaggaattcaactcaacttggccgccagaaaattgctttgctgaacgaaagcaggcaactccggcagatttgtgttatgcggccgtcttcttcttatgttccgctgttgatgttgctgtggcaccaattcattactaatttcagtgaataccacatgaaatgcaattaatactgtgcattgtttatattttatttcttaatttccaacaaatatgcaacaataattaaacttttcaatcttttaaacaaaataagaaatgtgcaacgaaatttcaattgacaaaacagctgacttcgaaaattcgaaattcctgttccccaattattgttctccctaggagaacagaattggaggaatttttccgcgggaataaaaaaatccgcgagaacaaaattccgcgagaatatttagaattggtctgaatataaaaatttactcagttaaaatttaaaaaataaaattttttatagaaaaagaaaagtaaattggaatatttaggacACTTCTAAAACCTCTAGAGAAatcccatagaacattttaataaaatttaaaaatttaaactactctgtccattactattaaaatgcaaagaaacccctcagatcttcctctctattggtgggatgaaaatacccgacacactagggacctacccaaagaactagaaggtttaaagaaattgtggaagataataggtatggaaagggaacccacaatt is a genomic window of Eurosta solidaginis isolate ZX-2024a chromosome 4, ASM4086904v1, whole genome shotgun sequence containing:
- the LOC137247915 gene encoding uncharacterized protein, yielding MRWWSHQEHVIHGERVCETGENSCVPGPETFLPRRKTGGGQNPVAELTDFEQQALEVFGIAVVEGHSTSRLGFQNANNSENVPPTSEELPVEIPLPAFPEDPNEFASFCLVVSESPSRTSSRPVTPNTVPRNPAASNSAAPSADTPRQVLWPTSRNRRRGARDEILELVQQDMGNRRHEQSRLAESLGNLVNGSMSLAAAIQELVALQRQYRDYARMMSTSML